Proteins encoded within one genomic window of Candidatus Hydrogenedentota bacterium:
- a CDS encoding branched-chain amino acid ABC transporter permease, whose amino-acid sequence MKFRPIIGIVVLIVALVAAQLILRALGKEYYLTQLTMSLYYAIVVVGLCFVMGYAGQVSLGHGAFFAIGGYTTAVLTTYDFSRFQAAVLGRWLMQARVFVVKQDLYGSNVLNVSPWAAFVAAMAATAVAACLIGYPALRLKGHYLTMATLGFGLIVYKIILGSTITGTTDGIVGVPEWSFGGVLAISGKSAVRVQNYYIACGITLVLIALLRNLVHSRVGRALRAIHDHETAANAMGINTARYKLKAFVVSALLAAMAGVLLTHYTGGINPSEASALRSVRYVALAAAGGMTNLWGATVVSTVLNFFSLRGWFGTYDNAVFGAILITIISLAPEGPFKPLGQLIRRLSGRWFAGARSEHGAA is encoded by the coding sequence GTGAAATTCAGGCCCATAATAGGAATCGTGGTGCTTATCGTCGCGCTTGTCGCAGCGCAGCTTATCCTCCGGGCGCTTGGCAAGGAATACTATCTCACGCAGCTCACGATGTCCCTCTATTACGCCATCGTCGTGGTCGGACTGTGTTTCGTGATGGGGTACGCGGGACAGGTGTCGCTGGGCCATGGGGCCTTCTTTGCCATCGGAGGGTATACCACGGCTGTGCTGACCACGTACGACTTCTCCCGGTTCCAGGCGGCCGTCTTGGGCCGCTGGCTGATGCAGGCCCGCGTATTCGTCGTGAAACAGGACTTGTATGGCAGCAACGTGCTGAACGTATCGCCGTGGGCGGCTTTTGTGGCCGCCATGGCGGCTACCGCCGTTGCCGCCTGCCTGATCGGCTATCCGGCGCTGCGGCTCAAAGGGCACTACCTTACGATGGCGACGCTGGGCTTCGGCCTGATCGTGTACAAGATCATTCTGGGCAGCACGATTACCGGGACCACGGACGGGATTGTGGGAGTACCGGAATGGTCGTTCGGCGGCGTTCTGGCCATCTCCGGCAAGAGCGCGGTGCGCGTCCAGAATTACTATATCGCGTGTGGTATCACGTTGGTGCTGATCGCCCTTTTGCGAAATCTGGTGCATTCCCGCGTGGGACGCGCGCTGCGCGCCATTCACGATCACGAAACCGCGGCGAATGCCATGGGCATCAACACGGCCCGGTACAAACTGAAAGCGTTTGTGGTCAGCGCGCTGCTTGCGGCGATGGCCGGGGTGTTGTTGACGCACTACACCGGCGGGATCAACCCCTCCGAAGCCAGCGCGCTGCGGTCGGTCCGTTACGTGGCGTTGGCGGCGGCCGGCGGTATGACGAACCTGTGGGGCGCGACCGTCGTGAGCACCGTCCTCAACTTCTTTTCGTTGCGCGGGTGGTTCGGCACTTACGACAATGCGGTGTTTGGAGCGATTCTCATCACGATCATTTCATTGGCGCCGGAGGGGCCGTTCAAGCCGCTGGGGCAGCTCATTCGCCGGTTGTCGGGGCGCTGGTTCGCGGGGGCAAGGAGCGAACATGGCGCTGCTTGA